Proteins found in one Hypericibacter terrae genomic segment:
- a CDS encoding ABC transporter substrate-binding protein, with protein sequence MRRQRITALLAGVALMAIGSVAAKAEDSITVASWGGAYQDAQRVSFFEPTAKALGITIKEDTTNGLDDVRLQVAGNAVKWDLVELGSDECARGTKEGLFEKLDYSVIKSDGIPAKLVHDDWIGITYYSVVLIYRTDKYGDNGPKTWADFWNVEKFPGKRALGNFATETLTVAALADGVPPDKVYPLDIDRAFKSLEKIKPSVSAWWTSGGQAMQMVKDGEVDMASIWNGRASVLVGSGAPVHFTYDQGAFQADCMVIPKGAKNKDLAMKALAMFLQPDIQANLPMHIANGPVNVKAFEIGKIPADKLPDIVSSPENVKKQVLIDPDFWAEHMVEVQERFNNFLQE encoded by the coding sequence ATGAGGAGACAGAGAATTACCGCGCTGCTGGCGGGGGTGGCGCTGATGGCCATCGGCAGCGTCGCGGCCAAGGCCGAAGACAGCATCACCGTCGCATCCTGGGGTGGCGCCTATCAGGACGCGCAGCGTGTGTCGTTCTTCGAACCCACCGCCAAGGCGCTCGGCATCACCATCAAAGAAGACACCACCAACGGGCTCGACGATGTCCGCCTTCAGGTCGCCGGCAATGCGGTGAAGTGGGATCTGGTCGAGCTGGGCTCGGACGAATGCGCCCGCGGCACCAAGGAAGGCCTGTTCGAGAAGCTCGACTACAGCGTCATCAAGAGCGACGGGATTCCGGCGAAGCTCGTCCATGACGACTGGATCGGCATCACCTACTACTCGGTCGTGCTGATCTACCGGACAGACAAATATGGCGATAACGGCCCCAAGACCTGGGCGGATTTCTGGAACGTCGAGAAATTCCCCGGGAAACGGGCGCTGGGCAATTTTGCAACCGAGACGCTGACCGTGGCGGCGCTCGCCGACGGCGTCCCGCCGGACAAGGTCTATCCGCTGGACATCGATCGCGCCTTCAAGTCCCTCGAGAAGATCAAGCCGAGCGTCTCGGCCTGGTGGACCTCGGGCGGCCAGGCCATGCAGATGGTCAAGGATGGCGAGGTCGACATGGCGAGCATCTGGAACGGGCGGGCCAGCGTGCTGGTGGGCAGCGGCGCGCCGGTGCACTTCACCTATGACCAGGGCGCCTTCCAGGCGGATTGCATGGTCATCCCCAAGGGCGCCAAGAACAAGGATCTGGCGATGAAGGCCCTGGCGATGTTCCTGCAGCCGGACATCCAGGCCAACCTGCCGATGCATATCGCCAACGGCCCGGTGAACGTGAAGGCCTTCGAGATCGGCAAGATCCCGGCCGACAAGCTGCCGGACATCGTCTCCTCGCCCGAGAACGTCAAGAAGCAGGTGCTGATCGATCCGGATTTCTGGGCCGAGCATATGGTCGAGGTCCAGGAACGCTTCAACAACTTCCTGCAGGAATAG
- the phnN gene encoding phosphonate metabolism protein/1,5-bisphosphokinase (PRPP-forming) PhnN — MVSQGQSTRVVYVMGPSGAGKDSVLRYARRELDGRYPVLFAHRYITRPQGDDIEDYIALSPGEFELRLAHGLFAFDWDAYGWRYGIGAEVDLWCAAGLTVVVDGSRQHFLKHRAALTQVLPVHITAPAETLKQRLIARERETPAAIEKRLERSAALQPVAPTLVTIDNGGPLEVAGSAFATLLRQLAG, encoded by the coding sequence ATGGTTTCGCAGGGACAATCCACCCGTGTCGTCTATGTGATGGGCCCTTCCGGCGCCGGGAAGGATTCGGTGCTGCGCTACGCGCGGCGCGAGCTCGACGGCCGCTATCCGGTCCTGTTCGCCCATCGCTACATCACGCGGCCGCAGGGCGACGACATCGAGGACTATATCGCGCTCTCCCCGGGCGAGTTCGAGCTGCGCCTGGCCCACGGCCTCTTCGCTTTCGACTGGGACGCCTATGGCTGGCGCTATGGCATCGGCGCGGAAGTCGATCTCTGGTGCGCGGCCGGACTGACCGTAGTCGTCGACGGGTCACGCCAACATTTCTTGAAGCACCGCGCGGCGCTGACGCAGGTCTTGCCCGTTCACATTACGGCTCCGGCCGAAACCCTCAAGCAACGGCTGATCGCCCGAGAGCGGGAGACGCCGGCCGCGATCGAGAAGCGGCTCGAGCGCTCGGCGGCGCTACAGCCGGTCGCTCCCACTCTCGTGACAATCGATAATGGCGGACCCCTGGAAGTCGCCGGCTCCGCCTTTGCGACCCTACTCCGACAGCTAGCAGGGTGA
- a CDS encoding efflux RND transporter permease subunit, which produces MKFTDIFIRRPVLAMVVSLLIMVLGVRALTSLPVLEFPRTENGIVTISTAYYGADPDVVAGFITTPLENAISQANGIDYMTSTSQSGISTITVNLRLNYDSNKALTEINTKVNSVLNQLPPESQRPVLSVKVGQTIDAMYIGFSSKVLSPNQITDYLLRVVQPKLQSVSGVQTAEMIGAKNFALRAWLDPQKLAAYGLTAADISKSLSQNDYISSLGTTKGQMVQVDLTGATSLHTVDDFKRLVIKQANGAIVRLEDVAHVMLGSDDYETEVGFDGEKAVYIGIQVAPTANLLDVISGVLKVFPDIQAQLPQGLEGKVIYDSTKFVNSSIHEVIRTLVEALLIVTLVVFLFLGSPRSVFIPVIAIPLSLIGTFTMMLLFGFSINLLTLLALVLAIGLVVDDAIIVVENVNRHLEEGMSPFAAAIQAARELGAPIIAMTIVLIAVYVPIGFQGGLTGSLFTEFAFTLVGAVTVSAIVALTLTPMMSSRMLKAHTADRSGWQERLSDFIDRVFESVRRGYQSLLHGSLNYRPVTIVFATLVLASVYVFYSFSKTELAPQEDQGVIITLQTAAANSTLQQRQLYSREQYKIFAAHPETDHVFQLDVPGQAIAGMVLKPWDERTRGATELQYQVMGQLSGIAGAKIVAFQPPSLPGGIGLPIQFVIGTTQPFAQLNEVVQAFVQTAMQSGKFRFLDPDLKIDKPQSTVTIDRDKAAQLGLTMSDVGGALASMLGGGYVNYFSLDGRSYKVIPQVQQSSRLNADQVLNYYIRTADGSTVPLSTVASITTKTVPQSLNHFQQLNAAIIQGVAAWGVTTGDTVKFLQDYAKTNLPQGYSIDFGGQSRQYVQESSGFIVTFAFALIIIFLALAAQFESFRDPLIILISVPMSLAGALAFIFLSVGGATLNIYTQVGLVTLMGLVSKHGILIVEFANDLQRQGRSKREAVEMAAGIRLRPILMTTAAMVLGVIPLLIATGAGAVSRYSMGLVISSGIAIGTLFTLFVVPAFYMLLAADHSKRDVPQEEALVPEPQT; this is translated from the coding sequence ATGAAATTCACCGACATCTTCATTCGCCGTCCGGTGCTGGCCATGGTGGTCAGCCTCTTGATCATGGTCCTGGGCGTTCGCGCCCTGACCTCGCTTCCGGTCCTCGAATTCCCGCGGACTGAAAACGGGATCGTCACGATCTCGACCGCCTATTACGGCGCCGACCCCGACGTGGTGGCGGGCTTCATCACCACGCCGCTCGAGAACGCCATCTCGCAGGCGAACGGCATCGATTACATGACGTCGACCAGCCAGAGCGGCATCAGCACGATCACGGTCAATCTGCGGCTCAACTACGATTCCAACAAGGCACTCACGGAAATCAACACCAAGGTTAATTCGGTGCTGAACCAGTTGCCGCCGGAATCGCAGCGGCCGGTGCTGTCGGTCAAGGTCGGCCAGACCATCGACGCCATGTATATCGGCTTCAGCAGCAAAGTGCTGTCGCCCAACCAGATCACCGACTATCTGCTGCGCGTGGTGCAACCCAAGCTGCAGTCAGTGTCGGGTGTGCAGACCGCCGAGATGATCGGCGCCAAGAACTTCGCGCTGCGCGCCTGGCTCGATCCGCAGAAGCTCGCGGCCTATGGCCTGACCGCCGCCGATATCAGCAAGTCGCTCTCGCAGAACGACTATATTTCCAGCCTCGGCACGACCAAGGGCCAGATGGTGCAGGTCGACCTGACCGGCGCCACCAGCCTGCATACGGTCGACGATTTCAAGCGCCTGGTGATCAAGCAGGCGAATGGCGCCATCGTCCGTCTGGAAGATGTGGCGCATGTCATGCTGGGCTCGGACGACTACGAGACCGAGGTCGGATTCGACGGCGAGAAAGCCGTCTATATCGGCATCCAGGTGGCGCCGACGGCCAATCTGCTCGATGTCATCAGCGGCGTGCTCAAAGTCTTCCCCGACATCCAGGCACAGCTGCCGCAGGGCCTGGAAGGCAAGGTCATCTACGATTCGACCAAGTTCGTGAACAGCTCGATCCATGAGGTGATCCGCACGCTGGTCGAGGCGCTGCTCATCGTGACCCTGGTCGTCTTCCTGTTCCTGGGATCGCCGCGCTCGGTTTTCATCCCGGTCATCGCGATTCCGTTATCGCTCATCGGTACATTCACGATGATGCTGCTGTTCGGCTTCTCCATCAATTTGCTGACCCTGCTGGCCTTGGTGCTGGCGATCGGTCTGGTGGTAGACGACGCCATCATCGTGGTCGAGAACGTCAATCGCCATCTCGAGGAGGGTATGTCGCCCTTCGCCGCTGCGATCCAGGCCGCGCGCGAGCTGGGGGCGCCGATCATAGCCATGACCATCGTGCTGATCGCGGTCTATGTGCCAATCGGCTTCCAGGGCGGATTGACCGGATCGCTCTTCACCGAATTCGCCTTCACGCTGGTCGGCGCCGTGACGGTTTCCGCGATCGTGGCCTTGACCCTGACTCCAATGATGAGTTCGCGGATGCTCAAAGCCCACACCGCCGATCGGAGCGGATGGCAGGAGCGTCTGTCTGACTTCATCGATCGCGTATTCGAGTCGGTGCGGCGCGGCTATCAAAGTCTCCTTCATGGCAGCCTGAACTACCGCCCCGTAACCATCGTGTTCGCAACACTGGTCCTGGCCAGCGTCTATGTCTTTTATTCTTTTTCCAAGACCGAGCTGGCGCCGCAGGAAGATCAGGGCGTTATCATCACGCTCCAGACCGCCGCGGCCAATTCGACCCTGCAGCAGCGCCAGTTGTACTCCCGCGAGCAGTACAAGATCTTCGCGGCTCACCCCGAGACCGATCATGTGTTCCAGCTCGACGTGCCGGGCCAGGCGATCGCCGGCATGGTGCTGAAGCCCTGGGACGAGAGGACCCGCGGAGCGACCGAGCTTCAATACCAAGTGATGGGACAACTCAGCGGAATCGCCGGCGCCAAGATCGTGGCTTTTCAGCCCCCCTCCTTGCCAGGCGGCATCGGCCTGCCGATCCAGTTCGTCATCGGCACCACCCAGCCCTTCGCGCAGCTCAACGAAGTCGTGCAGGCCTTCGTGCAAACGGCCATGCAGAGCGGGAAGTTCCGGTTTCTTGACCCAGATCTCAAGATCGACAAGCCGCAATCGACGGTGACGATCGATCGCGACAAGGCCGCCCAACTCGGCCTCACCATGAGCGATGTCGGCGGCGCGCTGGCGTCCATGTTGGGCGGCGGCTATGTTAATTATTTCAGCCTCGACGGTCGTTCCTACAAGGTCATCCCGCAGGTGCAGCAGAGTTCGCGCCTGAACGCGGACCAGGTTCTGAACTATTACATCCGCACCGCGGACGGCAGCACGGTTCCGCTCTCGACCGTTGCTTCGATCACCACGAAAACCGTTCCGCAATCGCTGAACCATTTCCAGCAGCTCAATGCAGCGATCATCCAGGGCGTCGCTGCCTGGGGTGTCACCACTGGCGACACGGTGAAGTTCCTGCAGGATTATGCCAAGACCAACCTGCCGCAAGGCTACTCGATCGATTTCGGCGGACAGTCGCGCCAGTATGTCCAGGAATCGAGCGGCTTCATCGTCACCTTCGCCTTCGCGCTCATCATCATCTTCCTGGCGCTGGCGGCGCAGTTCGAGAGCTTCCGCGATCCTCTGATCATCCTGATCTCGGTGCCGATGTCGCTGGCGGGTGCCCTCGCCTTCATCTTCCTCAGTGTGGGCGGCGCCACCCTCAACATCTATACCCAGGTTGGCCTGGTGACGCTGATGGGCCTGGTCAGCAAGCACGGCATTCTCATCGTCGAGTTCGCCAACGACCTGCAGCGCCAGGGCCGCAGCAAGCGCGAGGCGGTCGAGATGGCGGCCGGCATCCGGCTGCGCCCGATCCTCATGACCACCGCCGCCATGGTGCTGGGCGTCATTCCGCTGCTGATCGCGACCGGCGCCGGCGCCGTGTCGCGCTACAGCATGGGCCTCGTCATCTCGAGCGGCATCGCCATCGGCACGCTCTTCACCCTCTTCGTCGTCCCAGCCTTCTACATGCTGCTCGCGGCCGATCACTCGAAGAGAGACGTCCCCCAGGAAGAGGCCCTGGTTCCCGAACCGCAGACCTGA
- a CDS encoding bifunctional DNA primase/polymerase, whose translation MESTLNAKGPPGEWAALYRRRGWAVIPVRHGDKRPLVRWEPFQRRLPTPAEVDGWFRQWPDANVGIVTGNISNLIVLDVDPGHGGEESLAEMQDRRGALPVTPEVTTGGGGHHLYFRHPGGTVRNRAGLEPGLDLRADGGYVVAPPSLHPSGRQYLWRADRGPDQVRLADAPAWLTTVGEDAGTAGHPLRYWRSLVQRGVDEGERNSRIASLTGHMLWHGVDPAVVLELMLCWNAVRCRPPLAEEEVGRVVESIVRTHARHAKDEGDS comes from the coding sequence GTGGAGAGCACCCTCAATGCGAAGGGACCACCGGGGGAATGGGCTGCGTTATATCGGCGACGGGGTTGGGCGGTCATCCCGGTCCGCCATGGAGACAAGCGGCCCCTGGTCCGGTGGGAGCCATTCCAGCGCCGCCTCCCCACGCCGGCGGAAGTCGATGGATGGTTCCGGCAATGGCCTGACGCCAATGTCGGCATCGTAACCGGCAATATCTCCAATCTGATCGTGCTCGATGTCGATCCCGGCCATGGCGGCGAGGAAAGCCTGGCGGAAATGCAAGATCGCCGCGGCGCCCTGCCGGTCACACCAGAGGTGACGACGGGTGGCGGCGGTCATCATCTCTATTTTCGACATCCGGGCGGAACGGTCCGCAATCGAGCCGGCCTCGAGCCGGGCCTCGATTTGCGCGCCGACGGCGGATATGTGGTGGCGCCGCCATCCCTCCACCCTTCGGGCAGACAATATCTATGGCGGGCAGACCGCGGACCGGATCAAGTGAGGCTCGCCGATGCTCCGGCTTGGCTGACAACGGTGGGAGAGGACGCCGGGACAGCCGGTCACCCGTTGCGATACTGGCGCAGTCTCGTTCAGAGAGGTGTCGATGAAGGCGAGCGCAACAGTCGGATTGCTTCGCTGACCGGCCATATGCTCTGGCATGGGGTCGATCCAGCGGTCGTGCTCGAATTGATGTTGTGCTGGAACGCCGTCCGGTGTCGGCCGCCCCTGGCCGAAGAAGAAGTCGGCCGTGTCGTCGAGAGCATCGTGCGAACCCACGCCCGCCATGCAAAAGACGAAGGCGACTCCTGA
- a CDS encoding GntR family transcriptional regulator, translated as MASGAEMQGTMDGSVDKIEIKAKRGRTLKEAVYGSLKAMILIGELQPGSRLTESALAERLKVSRTPLREALNRLERDGLVTNRPRHGYFVAAFDLKTFEESFGIREVLDGYAAQQAAERATAEDKVRLRAILARGHALARRPERPMEQMVEQLQLGLELHHVIAEVSGSGQLKDALSRILDRCHHFVWMELLWLDQWSAAHEEHVEIVDAICSGDGVRAGDLARRHVRGSGNNIRRLLQARSAYKSALARVS; from the coding sequence ATGGCCTCGGGCGCAGAGATGCAGGGGACGATGGACGGCAGTGTCGACAAGATCGAGATCAAGGCGAAGCGCGGCAGGACGCTGAAGGAAGCGGTCTATGGCTCGCTGAAAGCCATGATCCTGATCGGCGAGTTGCAGCCGGGCAGCCGGCTCACGGAAAGCGCGCTGGCCGAGCGGCTGAAGGTCAGCCGCACGCCCCTGCGCGAGGCACTGAATCGCCTCGAACGCGACGGCCTTGTCACCAACCGCCCGCGACACGGCTATTTCGTCGCCGCCTTCGACCTGAAGACGTTCGAGGAATCCTTCGGCATCCGCGAAGTGCTGGACGGCTATGCCGCACAGCAGGCGGCCGAGCGCGCGACCGCCGAGGACAAGGTAAGGCTGCGCGCAATCCTGGCACGGGGCCATGCCCTCGCCCGCCGGCCCGAACGCCCGATGGAGCAGATGGTCGAGCAGCTGCAGCTGGGTCTCGAGCTGCATCACGTGATCGCGGAAGTGAGCGGCAGCGGGCAGCTCAAGGACGCCCTCTCGCGCATCCTCGATCGCTGCCATCACTTCGTCTGGATGGAGCTCCTCTGGCTCGACCAATGGAGCGCCGCCCATGAGGAGCATGTCGAGATCGTCGATGCGATCTGCTCAGGCGACGGCGTGCGCGCCGGCGACCTGGCGCGCCGCCATGTCAGGGGATCGGGCAACAATATCCGGCGCCTGCTCCAGGCGCGCTCCGCTTACAAGAGCGCGCTCGCGCGGGTCTCCTGA
- a CDS encoding TetR/AcrR family transcriptional regulator, with the protein MRGRKAVSAVSARSRAQGLEARKIAPVKESRPRGRPREISEDERRRLLIPVAEKVFVEQGYGAASMDEIAQDAGMSKKTLYQLFDTKEALFAAVITDRMRVLGEGAEKGAGARPLEEVVVEYLCEAARFILSPRHVALFRVLIGEAWRAPGMARAFDNACAGRGKSVLARWLAQEVEAGRLELDDPLQAAGMLFGMVVGEPHHRMLMGEGRPPSRAAIEARVRKAVDIFLQGAQRR; encoded by the coding sequence ATGAGGGGTCGCAAGGCGGTCTCGGCGGTGAGCGCTCGAAGCCGCGCGCAGGGCCTGGAAGCCAGGAAGATTGCACCGGTCAAGGAGTCGCGTCCGCGCGGCCGGCCGCGTGAAATCTCCGAGGACGAGCGCCGCCGTCTTCTGATCCCCGTGGCGGAGAAGGTCTTCGTCGAGCAGGGCTATGGCGCCGCCAGCATGGACGAGATCGCCCAGGATGCGGGCATGTCGAAGAAGACGCTCTATCAGCTCTTCGACACCAAGGAAGCGCTGTTCGCGGCGGTCATCACCGATCGGATGCGGGTGCTGGGCGAGGGCGCGGAGAAGGGCGCCGGCGCCCGCCCCCTTGAGGAAGTGGTGGTGGAGTATCTCTGCGAGGCCGCCCGGTTCATCCTCTCGCCCCGCCATGTGGCGCTGTTTCGCGTGCTGATCGGCGAAGCCTGGCGCGCACCGGGCATGGCGCGGGCTTTCGACAATGCCTGCGCCGGCCGCGGCAAATCCGTGCTGGCGCGCTGGCTGGCCCAGGAGGTCGAAGCCGGCCGGCTCGAACTGGACGACCCGCTCCAGGCTGCCGGCATGCTGTTCGGGATGGTGGTGGGCGAGCCCCATCACCGCATGCTGATGGGCGAGGGCCGTCCGCCCAGCCGCGCCGCCATCGAGGCCCGGGTCCGCAAGGCCGTCGACATTTTTCTCCAGGGCGCGCAGCGGCGCTGA
- a CDS encoding c-type cytochrome, which translates to MHGSRRARWLATAVFLAVASAASGATAADVANGLQLSRQWCASCHLVEPSGVARDSAPSFASISNDPTTTPERLHAWLADPHPPMPGLDLAKQQEDDIIAYLKSLKTQ; encoded by the coding sequence ATGCATGGATCTCGACGGGCTCGCTGGCTTGCCACAGCTGTCTTTCTGGCTGTCGCCAGCGCGGCCTCCGGCGCAACGGCGGCGGACGTTGCCAATGGGCTTCAGCTCTCTCGCCAGTGGTGCGCCTCCTGCCATCTGGTGGAGCCCAGCGGTGTCGCGCGCGACTCCGCGCCTTCCTTTGCCAGCATCAGCAATGACCCGACGACCACACCGGAACGGTTGCACGCCTGGCTTGCCGATCCGCATCCGCCCATGCCGGGACTGGACCTGGCCAAACAGCAGGAAGACGACATCATCGCCTACCTGAAGAGTCTCAAGACGCAATAG
- a CDS encoding efflux RND transporter periplasmic adaptor subunit — protein sequence MIKRMLIMLILVAAVCGGIYGMWMRKIEAMSNMPPPPPDTVSTTIAAYDNWQPQLEAVGSLRASNGADLAFEVPGIVEEIHFNSGDEVKAGTVLVKLRDDEDINKLHSLQAVVDLAVITYQRGMKQLPSQTISQATVDADKSELDAARANVAEQQSLIDKKVIRAPFDGRLGIRAVDLGQYLAAGTTVVTLQSLDPIYVDFFLPQQALEQIRIGQGVIAKVDTYPGQDFPGEIAAIEPKVDSASRNVRARAVLKNADLKLLPGMYATVDIATGEPQRYVTLPQTAITFNAYGNTVYLVDKGQPGADGQPKLTVRQTFVKTGETRGDQVAILEGVKDGETVVTSGQLKLRNGVPVLVNNSVQPSSDAAPTPVGY from the coding sequence ATGATCAAACGCATGCTCATCATGCTGATACTCGTGGCCGCCGTGTGCGGCGGCATTTATGGCATGTGGATGAGGAAAATCGAGGCGATGTCGAATATGCCTCCGCCTCCGCCCGATACCGTCTCCACGACAATTGCCGCCTATGACAATTGGCAACCGCAGCTCGAGGCGGTAGGCAGCCTGCGGGCGTCCAACGGCGCCGATCTCGCCTTCGAGGTTCCCGGCATCGTCGAAGAGATCCATTTCAATTCCGGCGACGAGGTCAAAGCGGGTACGGTGCTGGTCAAGCTGCGCGACGACGAGGATATCAACAAGCTCCATTCGCTGCAGGCGGTCGTGGATCTTGCCGTCATCACCTATCAGCGCGGCATGAAGCAGCTGCCGTCGCAGACCATCAGCCAGGCGACCGTCGACGCCGACAAGTCTGAGCTCGACGCCGCGCGCGCCAATGTCGCCGAGCAGCAATCGCTGATCGACAAGAAGGTCATCCGCGCGCCGTTCGACGGGCGGCTCGGCATCCGGGCGGTCGATCTGGGCCAATATCTCGCCGCGGGCACGACCGTCGTGACCCTGCAATCGCTCGATCCGATCTATGTGGATTTCTTCCTGCCGCAACAGGCGCTGGAGCAGATCCGCATCGGCCAGGGAGTGATCGCCAAGGTCGACACCTACCCCGGCCAGGACTTCCCCGGGGAGATCGCGGCGATCGAGCCCAAGGTCGACTCTGCGAGCCGGAACGTCCGCGCGCGCGCCGTCCTCAAGAACGCCGATCTCAAGCTCCTGCCCGGCATGTACGCCACCGTCGATATCGCGACCGGCGAGCCGCAGCGCTATGTGACGCTGCCGCAGACCGCCATCACTTTCAACGCCTATGGCAACACGGTCTATCTCGTCGACAAGGGGCAGCCCGGTGCCGACGGACAGCCGAAACTGACCGTGCGCCAGACCTTCGTCAAGACCGGCGAAACGCGCGGCGATCAGGTTGCCATCCTCGAAGGCGTCAAGGATGGCGAGACCGTGGTGACCTCGGGCCAGCTCAAGCTGCGCAACGGGGTTCCGGTGCTGGTGAACAACTCGGTTCAGCCCAGCTCCGACGCCGCCCCGACTCCGGTCGGCTATTAA
- a CDS encoding short chain dehydrogenase, whose protein sequence is MKIVVVGATGTIGKAVVGALQDRHEIVKVGKKGGDLHVDITDAESIRGLFKKIGSFDALVSAAGKVHFGDFGTMTEKEFTVGLKDKLMGQVNLVLIGRDHINDGGSFTLTAGVLSHDPIRYGVSASLVNGALESFTKAAAIEMPRGLRINVVSPGVLTESLPTYGDYFRGHEPVPGARVANAYLKSVEGRMTGQVLTVL, encoded by the coding sequence ATGAAGATCGTAGTTGTGGGCGCGACCGGGACCATCGGCAAGGCCGTGGTGGGCGCGCTTCAGGATCGCCATGAGATCGTCAAGGTCGGCAAGAAGGGCGGCGATCTCCATGTCGACATCACCGACGCGGAATCGATCCGCGGCCTGTTCAAGAAGATCGGCAGCTTCGATGCGCTGGTTTCTGCGGCGGGCAAGGTCCATTTCGGCGATTTCGGAACGATGACCGAGAAGGAGTTCACGGTCGGCCTGAAGGACAAGCTGATGGGACAGGTGAATCTGGTGCTGATCGGCCGCGATCACATCAATGACGGCGGCTCCTTCACCCTGACCGCCGGCGTGCTCAGCCACGACCCGATCCGCTATGGCGTCTCGGCCAGCCTGGTGAATGGCGCTCTCGAATCCTTCACCAAGGCCGCGGCGATCGAGATGCCGCGCGGCCTCCGGATCAATGTGGTGAGCCCGGGCGTGCTGACGGAATCGCTCCCGACCTATGGCGATTATTTCCGCGGGCACGAGCCGGTGCCGGGGGCCCGCGTCGCCAACGCTTATCTGAAATCGGTGGAAGGCCGGATGACCGGCCAGGTCCTGACGGTCCTCTAG